A part of Desulfotomaculum nigrificans DSM 574 genomic DNA contains:
- a CDS encoding N-acetylmuramoyl-L-alanine amidase family protein produces MYIKGPYYQSSKHNWIWLSLLIIGIVPLIVLLADKPYKLGNNSTKPAKKPLTGRVVIIDPGHGGSDPGACRAGVMEKDINLAIAKMVARGIASAGGPVHLTRETDKDFTRQGVYTKAAERYDLNKRIQLAKSFGGEIYVSVHVNAGPGEHSGAEVYYDRRRESSFKLASLIQEELNNVPGMPFRKPRAGQYYLFDNIDIPAVIVETGWICNNRERKMLQDPVHQARLAKAIERGILNFSRTSK; encoded by the coding sequence ATGTATATTAAGGGGCCTTATTATCAATCAAGTAAACACAACTGGATTTGGCTTAGCCTGCTGATTATTGGTATCGTGCCCCTTATTGTGCTACTGGCGGACAAACCTTATAAATTAGGTAACAATTCCACTAAACCCGCCAAAAAACCGTTAACCGGCCGGGTGGTCATCATAGATCCGGGACACGGAGGAAGCGACCCGGGGGCTTGCCGGGCTGGTGTTATGGAGAAGGATATTAACCTGGCCATAGCCAAAATGGTGGCCCGGGGTATAGCCTCAGCCGGTGGGCCGGTACACCTGACCAGAGAAACAGATAAGGATTTTACCCGGCAAGGTGTATACACCAAAGCAGCCGAACGCTATGACCTAAATAAAAGGATCCAGTTGGCCAAAAGTTTTGGTGGGGAAATTTACGTCAGTGTGCATGTAAATGCGGGGCCCGGAGAGCACAGTGGGGCCGAGGTTTATTACGACCGGCGCAGGGAAAGCAGCTTTAAGTTGGCCAGCTTGATTCAAGAGGAACTAAACAACGTGCCGGGCATGCCCTTTCGAAAACCCAGGGCAGGTCAGTATTATCTATTTGATAATATTGACATTCCGGCGGTGATTGTGGAGACCGGTTGGATCTGTAATAACCGGGAAAGGAAAATGCTGCAGGACCCGGTACATCAAGCCCGGCTGGCTAAGGCCATAGAGCGGGGTATATTAAATTTTTCCCGCACAAGTAAATAA
- a CDS encoding ComEC/Rec2 family competence protein produces the protein MKRLLLLLALLLLVVTGCGQQSVSTNQSPPEGTGGLQVHFIDVGQADAILVQSDGRNMLVDAGNNGDADLVVDYLKKQGIDKLDVIIGTHPHEDHIGGLDAVIKNFPIGQVYLPKVNHTSKTYKDVLVALKKKQIKATPAHGGQNFALGQAQVEIMAPNADKYEELNDYSVVCKITYGQTSFLLTGDAGVRSEEEMLQMGYNLKADVLKVAHHGSHSATGKAFLQAVAPKIAVISVGQPNDYGHPHRETLQKLAARGIKVYQTAQVGTIKMISDGKQIEVKTTR, from the coding sequence ATGAAGCGATTACTTTTGCTGTTAGCGTTACTGCTGCTGGTTGTCACCGGCTGTGGCCAACAGTCAGTATCAACCAACCAGTCCCCACCGGAGGGAACAGGTGGGCTGCAGGTGCACTTTATTGATGTGGGCCAGGCAGATGCCATCCTGGTGCAGAGTGATGGCCGGAACATGCTGGTGGATGCTGGCAATAATGGGGATGCCGATCTAGTGGTTGATTATCTAAAAAAACAGGGCATTGATAAGTTGGATGTAATTATCGGCACCCACCCGCACGAAGACCATATAGGCGGCCTGGATGCGGTGATTAAGAACTTCCCCATCGGTCAGGTCTATTTGCCAAAAGTTAACCACACCTCCAAAACCTATAAAGATGTGCTGGTGGCCCTGAAGAAAAAACAAATCAAAGCCACCCCGGCCCACGGGGGCCAAAATTTTGCATTAGGTCAGGCGCAGGTGGAAATAATGGCCCCCAACGCTGATAAATATGAAGAACTCAACGATTACAGTGTGGTATGCAAAATAACCTATGGTCAAACCAGTTTTCTTTTAACCGGTGATGCGGGTGTAAGATCAGAAGAAGAGATGCTGCAAATGGGTTATAACCTAAAGGCAGATGTGCTCAAAGTGGCCCATCACGGCAGTCATTCTGCCACCGGTAAAGCCTTTTTGCAGGCGGTAGCACCTAAAATAGCTGTTATTTCGGTGGGCCAGCCCAATGATTACGGTCATCCGCACCGGGAGACCCTGCAAAAACTGGCTGCCCGGGGGATCAAAGTTTATCAGACCGCCCAGGTGGGAACAATAAAAATGATTTCCGACGGGAAGCAAATTGAGGTGAAAACTACCAGGTGA
- a CDS encoding bifunctional diguanylate cyclase/phosphohydrolase gives MQKRDSVPMNRYLPDMKNQLAYIELSSEIIRCTDKEAFAGTAVRHLSQIVKAEKIFVKLKQEGNYFRVYSVGPDGSINIATKQKSPDCNLNTAVDFPVESCLDCYAAVTGERPDPETVHGFCVPLTENEAKVGSIVVVNHRDPTHLEPDRHFVSVIANLFSAALTKLNLVEKLTVHLENQKRIAMLSSQIIKNLHTENLLPSVVASAKAVIGTNACMLGLIDRQHNVIHFPYVYNMPESVRYLNIPIEKSALATEAHSQQAIIIQDYPSHKLAHPEFVRIGIKSILGIPIVIEGEVEAVLALVDLNDYRQFTPQDVDLAEIIAMQTAVALDNAKLVAKLRMASMTDPLTGLYNRGYYNHLVSQVESGDERVYPLSMMVIDLDGLKIVNDTQGHDKGDQIIKVAAQTIASVMQGKGGISRMGGDEFAILLPNTDLAEANWYRQQILAKVDELNQAYPDLNLSLSIGIGCAKDGSTSIKELYRAADHDMYVCKRNTSFSFKKNIVLALRMMLADCEPQLEARSAWVEKVAREFARAVGLKGGQVFDFITVALVHDVGKVGVARSILNNPGPLNKQEYEEIKQHSQIGYRITINLNELANIATHILYHHERWDGKGYPDGLKGGQIPLQSRMLALLDSYEAMTSDRVYRQAMSHQEAVSEIRAGAGSQFDPHLTEIFLDVVNSI, from the coding sequence ATGCAAAAGAGAGATTCGGTCCCTATGAACAGGTATCTGCCTGATATGAAAAATCAGTTAGCATATATTGAACTCTCAAGTGAAATAATCCGCTGTACCGATAAGGAAGCTTTTGCCGGAACAGCAGTAAGGCATCTTTCGCAAATTGTTAAAGCAGAAAAAATTTTTGTTAAACTTAAGCAAGAGGGCAATTATTTCAGGGTTTACAGTGTTGGCCCGGATGGCAGTATTAATATTGCCACCAAGCAAAAATCCCCGGATTGTAATCTGAATACGGCAGTAGATTTCCCGGTGGAATCTTGTCTGGATTGTTATGCTGCGGTGACCGGAGAGCGACCGGACCCCGAAACCGTCCATGGGTTTTGTGTGCCTTTGACGGAAAACGAGGCCAAAGTAGGCAGTATCGTGGTGGTGAACCACCGTGACCCGACCCACCTGGAGCCAGACCGCCATTTTGTTTCGGTTATCGCTAACCTTTTTAGCGCGGCTTTAACCAAGCTGAACCTGGTGGAAAAACTGACCGTTCATTTAGAAAACCAAAAAAGAATTGCCATGCTGTCCAGTCAAATCATAAAGAACCTGCATACGGAAAATTTACTCCCTTCCGTGGTGGCCTCGGCCAAGGCTGTGATTGGCACCAATGCATGCATGCTGGGGCTCATTGATCGTCAACACAATGTCATTCACTTCCCCTATGTATACAATATGCCGGAATCAGTTCGTTACTTAAATATTCCCATAGAAAAGTCGGCCCTGGCCACTGAGGCCCATTCCCAGCAGGCCATAATAATTCAAGATTACCCGTCTCATAAACTGGCCCACCCGGAGTTTGTCCGCATAGGCATCAAGAGCATTTTAGGGATACCCATTGTCATTGAAGGTGAAGTGGAGGCTGTATTGGCCCTGGTGGATTTAAATGATTACCGGCAGTTCACCCCCCAGGACGTGGACCTGGCCGAAATCATTGCCATGCAAACCGCCGTGGCCTTAGACAACGCCAAATTGGTGGCCAAGTTACGGATGGCCAGTATGACTGATCCTTTAACCGGTTTATACAACCGGGGATACTACAATCATTTAGTCAGCCAGGTGGAATCAGGTGATGAGCGGGTCTACCCCTTGTCCATGATGGTAATTGATCTGGATGGGTTAAAGATTGTCAATGATACCCAGGGGCATGACAAAGGGGATCAAATCATCAAGGTGGCAGCCCAAACAATAGCTTCAGTTATGCAGGGCAAGGGCGGCATTAGTCGGATGGGGGGAGATGAATTTGCTATTCTTCTGCCCAACACCGACCTGGCTGAAGCCAACTGGTATCGTCAACAAATTTTGGCAAAGGTTGATGAGCTAAACCAGGCTTATCCTGACCTTAACTTAAGTTTATCCATTGGTATAGGGTGTGCTAAGGATGGTTCTACTTCTATTAAAGAGCTGTACCGGGCCGCCGACCATGATATGTATGTCTGCAAACGGAATACCTCCTTTAGTTTTAAAAAAAATATCGTTTTAGCCCTGCGCATGATGTTGGCTGACTGTGAACCACAGTTGGAAGCCAGGTCTGCCTGGGTCGAAAAAGTTGCCCGGGAATTTGCCCGAGCCGTGGGCTTAAAAGGCGGCCAGGTATTTGATTTTATTACCGTTGCTCTGGTGCATGATGTAGGTAAAGTGGGGGTTGCCCGGAGCATATTAAATAACCCCGGGCCGCTGAATAAGCAAGAATATGAAGAGATTAAACAGCATTCACAAATAGGTTATCGCATAACTATAAACTTAAATGAATTGGCTAATATTGCCACCCATATTCTTTATCACCATGAGAGATGGGATGGTAAGGGTTATCCGGATGGATTAAAGGGAGGGCAAATACCCCTGCAGAGCAGAATGTTAGCCCTGCTGGACAGCTATGAAGCTATGACCAGTGACCGGGTTTACCGTCAGGCCATGTCGCATCAGGAAGCGGTGTCGGAGATTAGGGCTGGGGCCGGATCACAATTTGACCCGCACCTGACGGAAATATTTTTAGATGTAGTGAACAGCATCTGA
- a CDS encoding DUF2680 domain-containing protein, producing the protein MRKRFLVIGLVVLVATAMLVPAAFAGSNVTDQAKAWFDQMFAAKEAYVDQAVKNGQLTPEQGQAWKQHFEQMKQFHAQNGYLCPGGGIGRGQGGPGWGGRGFCGGFFNAAPTQTQNTPQNTQ; encoded by the coding sequence ATGAGAAAACGTTTTCTGGTGATTGGGTTAGTGGTGCTGGTTGCCACTGCAATGCTGGTTCCCGCCGCCTTTGCCGGCAGCAATGTAACTGACCAGGCCAAAGCCTGGTTTGACCAAATGTTTGCTGCCAAGGAAGCCTATGTGGACCAGGCAGTTAAAAATGGTCAGCTAACCCCGGAACAAGGCCAGGCCTGGAAACAACATTTTGAGCAAATGAAACAGTTCCATGCTCAAAATGGCTACCTCTGCCCCGGTGGCGGCATAGGTCGTGGCCAGGGTGGCCCCGGTTGGGGTGGCCGCGGTTTCTGCGGTGGCTTCTTTAATGCAGCCCCGACCCAAACACAAAATACTCCACAAAATACTCAATAA
- a CDS encoding ABC transporter permease, whose translation MTTIWLGVLEQGLLWGVMVLGVYITFRVLDFPDLTVDGSFTLGAAVAARIIFAGYDPWLAAGLALVCGVLAGLVTGLLNTKLRIAPLLSGILMMIALYSINLRVMGNKSMLSLLRMDTIYTDVAAFGLPRELVVVTLGLAVVTLTTYLLYLFLQTEVGLALRATGDNERMIRSLGVNTDSAKILGLALGNGLVALSGALVAQYQSYSDVGMGIGMIVVGLASVIVGEVVIGNRTLLQTLVAVVIGSMIYRAVIAIVMQMGLPATDLKLFTAALVVLAMSSPIIKEKLSLRPGLKGGAYRVVNRGD comes from the coding sequence TTGACAACGATTTGGCTTGGCGTATTAGAACAAGGTTTATTATGGGGGGTCATGGTCCTGGGGGTATATATTACTTTCCGGGTACTGGACTTTCCGGACCTGACGGTAGACGGCAGCTTTACCCTGGGGGCGGCGGTGGCGGCCCGCATCATCTTTGCCGGTTATGACCCCTGGTTGGCTGCCGGCCTGGCCCTGGTTTGCGGTGTGCTGGCCGGGCTGGTGACCGGCTTATTAAACACCAAACTGCGTATTGCCCCCTTATTGTCCGGGATTTTAATGATGATTGCCCTATATTCAATCAACCTGAGGGTCATGGGCAATAAATCCATGCTGTCGCTCTTGCGCATGGATACCATTTATACGGACGTGGCGGCCTTCGGTTTACCCCGTGAGTTAGTGGTGGTGACTCTTGGCCTGGCGGTGGTCACCCTGACCACCTATCTGCTCTATTTGTTTTTGCAAACCGAGGTGGGCCTGGCCCTCAGGGCCACCGGTGATAATGAACGTATGATTCGCAGCCTGGGGGTCAACACCGACTCTGCCAAGATTCTCGGCCTGGCCCTGGGCAACGGATTGGTGGCTCTTTCGGGGGCGCTGGTGGCCCAATATCAAAGTTATAGCGATGTAGGCATGGGCATTGGCATGATTGTGGTGGGGTTAGCCTCGGTCATTGTGGGCGAGGTGGTCATTGGTAACCGCACCTTGCTGCAAACCCTGGTGGCGGTGGTGATTGGTTCCATGATCTACCGAGCGGTCATTGCCATTGTTATGCAAATGGGCCTGCCTGCCACCGACTTGAAGCTGTTTACCGCCGCCCTGGTGGTACTGGCCATGTCATCACCCATCATTAAGGAAAAGTTGTCCCTCCGCCCGGGGTTAAAAGGGGGTGCTTACCGTGTTGTCAATCGTGGGGATTAG
- a CDS encoding DUF378 domain-containing protein produces MDTLSRVALVLVIVGALNWLLVGLFSWDLVAAVFGGDATRASSVLSRIIYGLVGLSGLALIPMLFRERTPVEEK; encoded by the coding sequence ATGGATACACTGTCCAGAGTTGCACTGGTACTAGTCATTGTGGGGGCATTGAACTGGCTTTTGGTGGGACTGTTTAGCTGGGATTTGGTAGCGGCCGTATTCGGCGGCGATGCCACCCGTGCGTCCTCTGTGCTAAGTAGAATTATCTATGGTTTAGTGGGTCTTTCCGGGTTAGCCTTAATCCCCATGCTGTTCCGGGAACGGACACCTGTAGAAGAAAAATAA
- a CDS encoding DUF3006 domain-containing protein has protein sequence MKAIIDRFEGTIAVLEVDDTTMWHVPRKFLPDTAREGDVVEFSFKLNPAATEAAKAANRRLLDDVFK, from the coding sequence ATGAAAGCAATTATTGACCGGTTTGAAGGAACCATAGCAGTGCTGGAGGTGGATGACACCACCATGTGGCACGTGCCCAGGAAATTTCTGCCCGATACGGCCAGGGAAGGGGATGTGGTGGAGTTTTCCTTTAAATTGAACCCGGCCGCCACCGAAGCAGCCAAAGCAGCCAACCGGCGGTTATTGGATGATGTCTTTAAGTAA
- a CDS encoding tyrosine-type recombinase/integrase — protein MTNQELVKSFLMYQETKNLSERSIEWYQRTLNKFLEYCEENKISITSMTVPQARGYVHWLQNATAKTGKKYADNGINGFIRSVKVMFNYLLEDEYIEKNPFAKVKQIKTDKVIIHTFEPQEVKKMLNQFNKSIYTDLRDALLIRILYDCGLRISEAINLKLTDIDTERNIIKVFGKGHKERIVPFGRSVKREILKYLAKREKAISKDLDEGYLFSTRQGTPLMIRNVIRKIQTVGKKANIEGKRLSPHTFRHTFAKTYLMQGGDLFSLQQIMGHSDLSTTRQYVHLLTEDIQKKHRQFSPLDNL, from the coding sequence TTGACTAATCAAGAATTAGTAAAATCTTTCCTCATGTACCAAGAAACAAAAAATCTCTCTGAACGCTCTATTGAATGGTATCAAAGAACATTAAACAAGTTTCTTGAATACTGCGAAGAAAATAAAATCTCTATAACTTCAATGACAGTTCCGCAAGCAAGAGGTTATGTTCATTGGCTTCAAAATGCTACTGCTAAAACTGGTAAAAAATATGCAGACAATGGCATTAATGGTTTTATTCGCTCTGTAAAGGTTATGTTTAATTACTTGTTGGAAGATGAATATATTGAAAAAAATCCCTTTGCTAAAGTTAAACAAATTAAAACTGATAAAGTGATTATTCATACCTTTGAACCACAAGAAGTAAAAAAAATGTTGAATCAATTCAATAAGAGTATCTATACAGATTTAAGGGATGCTTTATTAATTAGAATTTTATACGATTGTGGTTTGAGAATATCAGAAGCCATAAACCTGAAACTTACTGATATTGACACTGAAAGGAACATAATAAAAGTTTTCGGTAAGGGTCATAAAGAAAGAATTGTTCCTTTTGGAAGAAGCGTCAAACGTGAAATTCTAAAATACCTTGCTAAACGTGAAAAGGCAATTTCAAAAGATTTAGATGAAGGGTATTTATTTAGCACTAGGCAAGGAACACCATTAATGATTCGGAATGTAATAAGAAAAATTCAAACAGTAGGCAAAAAAGCCAATATTGAAGGTAAACGTTTATCTCCTCACACTTTTAGACATACTTTTGCCAAAACATACCTTATGCAAGGTGGAGATTTATTTTCACTCCAGCAAATAATGGGTCATTC
- a CDS encoding ABC transporter ATP-binding protein, with amino-acid sequence MLSIVGIRKTFNPGSVNERLALAGVSLQLKPGDVVTVIGGNGAGKSTLLNIIAGVYPVDEGQILIDGQAVENLPEHVRASFIGRVFQDPMQGTAASMTIEENLAMAMKRGARRRLRRGIKARDREFFREQLSHLGLGLENRLTTRVGLLSGGQRQALTLLMATLVPPKVLLLDEHTAALDPHTAQKVLELTERIVRKHQLTTLMVTHNMEDALRMGNRTVMMHEGRIILDLQGRQRQNTGISDLLEMFRQASGQSLVSDRMLLAGS; translated from the coding sequence GTGTTGTCAATCGTGGGGATTAGAAAAACATTTAATCCCGGCAGTGTCAATGAACGCCTGGCCCTGGCCGGGGTATCCCTGCAGCTTAAGCCTGGCGATGTGGTGACAGTCATTGGCGGTAACGGGGCGGGTAAATCCACTTTGCTCAATATCATCGCCGGGGTCTACCCGGTGGATGAAGGGCAAATATTGATTGATGGCCAGGCGGTAGAAAATTTACCCGAACATGTGCGAGCTTCGTTCATTGGCCGGGTGTTCCAGGACCCCATGCAGGGTACCGCCGCCTCCATGACCATTGAGGAAAATCTGGCTATGGCTATGAAAAGAGGTGCCCGCCGCAGACTACGCCGGGGCATTAAAGCCAGGGACAGAGAATTTTTCCGGGAGCAGTTGAGTCATTTGGGCCTGGGGTTGGAAAACCGGTTAACCACCCGGGTGGGGTTGCTGTCCGGGGGCCAGCGGCAGGCCTTAACTTTATTAATGGCCACCCTGGTGCCACCCAAAGTATTACTGCTGGATGAACATACCGCGGCTTTGGATCCCCACACCGCCCAAAAGGTGCTGGAACTCACTGAACGAATCGTGAGAAAACATCAACTAACTACTTTAATGGTAACGCATAATATGGAAGATGCTCTGCGCATGGGCAACCGCACCGTTATGATGCATGAAGGACGCATCATCCTTGATTTACAGGGCCGGCAGCGCCAGAACACCGGCATTTCGGATTTGTTAGAGATGTTTAGACAGGCCAGCGGCCAGTCCCTGGTCAGCGACAGGATGTTACTGGCTGGCTCCTAG
- a CDS encoding ABC transporter substrate-binding protein, which translates to MKKLVLTLLGLLLVLGLTGCGGGDQPANSQNQDQVKLGIIQIVQHPSLDAARQGFLDVLKENGYVDGQKLAVDYQNAQGDQANLQTIARKFVQDKCDLVLAIATPSAMTMANETTEIPILITAVTDPVSAKLVKSLSKPGTNVTGTTDMNPVKDQLKLIKDLVPTAKKVGIIYNSSEINSQVQVDVADKAAPELGLQLVKVTVTASNEIMQAAQSLVGRVDAIYLPTDNMVISSLSSVIKVAEENKIPVIAGESESVEKGALATIGIDYYQLGRTTGEMALRIIKGEKPQDMAIQGQDGTNIVLNLQAAKKMGVTVPEALQAKAKKVIK; encoded by the coding sequence ATGAAAAAATTAGTATTAACCTTATTAGGATTGTTGTTAGTTCTCGGGCTGACCGGCTGTGGTGGCGGTGACCAACCGGCTAACTCCCAGAATCAGGATCAGGTGAAATTAGGGATTATCCAAATTGTGCAGCACCCGTCCCTGGATGCGGCCAGGCAGGGATTTTTAGATGTGCTGAAGGAAAACGGCTACGTTGACGGTCAAAAACTGGCGGTGGATTATCAAAATGCCCAGGGGGATCAGGCCAACCTGCAGACCATTGCCCGCAAGTTTGTACAGGATAAATGCGATCTGGTGCTGGCCATTGCCACCCCTTCAGCCATGACGATGGCAAACGAAACCACTGAAATTCCTATCCTGATTACCGCCGTTACCGATCCGGTCAGCGCCAAGCTAGTAAAAAGCCTGTCTAAGCCGGGTACCAACGTTACCGGCACCACTGATATGAACCCGGTTAAGGACCAGTTAAAGCTGATTAAAGACCTTGTACCCACAGCCAAAAAAGTCGGTATTATTTATAACTCCAGTGAAATCAATTCTCAGGTACAAGTGGATGTGGCGGATAAAGCGGCACCGGAATTGGGTTTGCAATTAGTTAAGGTGACGGTCACTGCCAGTAACGAAATAATGCAGGCTGCCCAGTCACTGGTGGGCCGGGTGGATGCCATTTACCTACCCACCGATAACATGGTGATTTCCTCGCTTTCGTCAGTAATTAAAGTGGCTGAAGAGAATAAAATTCCGGTGATTGCCGGTGAAAGTGAATCCGTGGAAAAAGGTGCCCTGGCCACCATCGGCATTGATTACTACCAGTTGGGCAGGACCACCGGTGAAATGGCGTTACGCATCATAAAAGGGGAAAAACCCCAGGATATGGCCATTCAAGGCCAGGATGGCACGAATATCGTACTTAACCTGCAGGCAGCAAAGAAAATGGGTGTGACTGTTCCGGAAGCATTACAGGCCAAGGCTAAAAAAGTAATTAAATAG
- the lgt gene encoding prolipoprotein diacylglyceryl transferase — protein MHPILFYIGSFPVRAWGVMVSLGVLAGTLLACRLARKEKINPDKVVDFVLYAMIGGILGARLWEIIFGWEKFAANPVEALKFWAGGLSIQGGVVAGLLICLWFVGKHRLPAWKFADILAPGLILGQGIGRVGCLLNGDAYGIPTNLPIGVVYAPGTPAYQAYGSRPLFPAEIIEGIADIIIMFVLLRLFRKKPFDGAVALAYFILYSLTRFTLEFWRSDSLIIFGGLKAAQITTLATAAVALTLFILKWQTAKRKAKTC, from the coding sequence ATGCATCCGATTTTATTTTATATAGGAAGTTTTCCGGTACGGGCCTGGGGCGTAATGGTCTCCCTGGGGGTTTTGGCTGGTACCCTTTTGGCCTGCCGGCTGGCGCGGAAAGAAAAAATTAATCCGGATAAAGTGGTGGATTTTGTTCTTTATGCTATGATCGGTGGTATCCTGGGGGCCCGGTTATGGGAAATCATTTTCGGTTGGGAGAAATTTGCCGCTAACCCGGTAGAAGCATTAAAATTTTGGGCCGGTGGACTTTCCATTCAGGGCGGAGTAGTGGCCGGCCTGCTCATCTGCCTTTGGTTTGTGGGTAAACACCGGCTGCCGGCCTGGAAATTTGCTGATATACTGGCACCGGGGTTAATTTTAGGCCAGGGCATCGGCCGGGTTGGTTGTTTGTTAAATGGGGATGCATACGGTATTCCCACTAACCTACCCATTGGCGTGGTCTACGCTCCGGGTACACCTGCTTACCAGGCCTACGGCTCACGGCCTTTATTTCCGGCGGAAATTATAGAAGGAATAGCTGACATTATCATTATGTTTGTCTTACTGCGGTTGTTTAGAAAAAAACCCTTTGACGGGGCAGTGGCTTTAGCTTATTTTATACTTTATTCCCTGACCCGGTTTACCTTAGAGTTTTGGCGCTCCGATAGTCTTATCATTTTCGGGGGCCTAAAAGCCGCGCAAATTACCACTTTAGCTACGGCGGCCGTTGCTTTAACTTTGTTTATTCTTAAATGGCAAACCGCTAAACGAAAAGCTAAAACCTGCTAA